From the Thermococcus guaymasensis DSM 11113 genome, one window contains:
- a CDS encoding ATP-NAD kinase family protein: MKERVRIGFIVNPIAGMGGRVALKGTDGVVEEAIRRGARPIAEDFARLFLRELSGYEEAGKLEFLTGPGPLGENVLREFDFPFEVIRHREVDYREVLGVRIPNTTSEDTKELARKMLGRVELILFAGGDGTARDVFSVVGKRVPILGIPTGVKMFSGVFAASPEDAARLLVEFIRGNAELVERDVMDLDENAFRRDEVRPKHYGKALTPHVELLLQGAKEPAKTDEAEDVDATIEALVEELEDGIYFLGAGSTIKKLKDRLGIDGTLLGVDVVEIKDGKARLLVKDAAEKDLLRFVEENPRIIVTVIGGLNFLFGRGNQQFSAEVLRRVPKENVIVVATPSKVKDGFVRVYTGDKEVDEKFRGYIRVRIGPWRERLVKVV; the protein is encoded by the coding sequence ATGAAAGAAAGGGTGAGAATTGGGTTCATAGTAAACCCCATAGCAGGGATGGGCGGAAGGGTCGCACTGAAGGGAACCGACGGCGTCGTGGAGGAGGCGATAAGGAGGGGTGCGAGGCCCATCGCGGAGGATTTCGCAAGACTTTTCCTCCGGGAGCTGAGCGGCTATGAAGAGGCCGGAAAGCTTGAGTTTCTGACCGGGCCGGGCCCCCTTGGAGAAAACGTTTTGAGGGAATTTGACTTCCCCTTCGAGGTCATCAGGCACAGGGAAGTGGACTACCGAGAGGTTCTCGGCGTTAGGATACCTAACACAACTTCGGAGGACACAAAGGAGCTCGCCCGCAAGATGCTCGGGAGGGTTGAGCTAATTCTCTTTGCAGGCGGGGACGGAACAGCTAGGGACGTCTTCAGCGTTGTTGGAAAGAGAGTTCCGATCCTCGGGATTCCAACGGGCGTTAAGATGTTCTCCGGGGTCTTTGCGGCGTCCCCCGAAGACGCGGCTAGGCTGCTCGTCGAGTTCATCAGGGGAAACGCCGAGCTAGTTGAAAGGGACGTGATGGACCTCGATGAGAACGCCTTCAGGCGCGATGAAGTAAGACCAAAGCACTACGGAAAGGCCCTCACGCCCCACGTTGAGCTACTCCTTCAGGGGGCAAAGGAGCCCGCGAAAACGGACGAGGCCGAAGACGTTGACGCAACCATAGAAGCCCTCGTCGAGGAGCTGGAAGATGGGATCTACTTCTTAGGGGCCGGTTCCACCATAAAGAAGCTGAAGGACAGGCTGGGCATAGACGGAACGCTACTCGGCGTTGACGTCGTTGAGATAAAGGACGGTAAGGCTAGGCTCCTCGTGAAGGATGCGGCCGAGAAAGACCTACTCCGCTTCGTCGAGGAAAACCCAAGGATAATCGTTACCGTTATAGGGGGTTTGAACTTCCTCTTTGGCAGGGGGAACCAACAGTTCTCCGCTGAGGTTCTAAGGAGGGTTCCAAAGGAGAACGTCATCGTCGTTGCCACGCCCTCAAAGGTTAAGGACGGCTTTGTGAGGGTCTACACCGGCGATAAGGAAGTGGACGAGAAGTTCAGGGGCTACATCCGCGTCCGCATCGGTCCCTGGAGGGAAAGGCTTGTGAAGGTAGTTTGA
- a CDS encoding potassium channel family protein yields MTGCTIERVIIFDTRLEVLLFKDSKIFGLNVLRVDFGGHISVRNSDVKYLMINSTRYMGREEEGEEAAYGEKREISGLIEISGLKNVRRIGINTRYPLLRKILMEHGLNVSESKERIVRARELVLRDVSFDTAPRFKRQVRLTVRGFSGRLTLENLEVFGHVEIHQSRLISPEFVHLRIESNFIIRGSSVLVSPTWAITVLPALPIELNVGGFVIVEECTFNNPYAEEVFYRLARTSWEKSGDFERADQYYYLEMVAKRKIKASARRRGWKKLLKKMEILFEWLFADLTCKYGTDWKRPILIWLAAVNVFFPILFFLTGSVRGLSSSLGFLDYEYFSIVTATTLGYGDYHPVGVGRAIASVEALFGMFMWAVFLTVFARKYMR; encoded by the coding sequence GTGACTGGCTGCACTATAGAAAGGGTAATTATCTTTGACACGAGGCTTGAAGTCCTTCTGTTTAAGGATTCCAAGATCTTCGGTCTGAACGTTCTCCGCGTCGATTTTGGTGGTCACATCTCGGTTCGCAATTCAGACGTCAAATACCTCATGATAAACTCTACACGTTACATGGGTAGAGAGGAGGAGGGAGAAGAGGCCGCTTACGGTGAAAAGAGGGAAATTTCCGGACTGATCGAAATCTCGGGCCTTAAAAACGTTAGAAGAATCGGGATAAACACCCGCTATCCTCTTCTTAGGAAAATCCTCATGGAGCACGGTCTCAACGTTTCTGAGAGCAAGGAGAGGATCGTTCGTGCCAGGGAGCTGGTTCTGAGGGATGTAAGCTTTGATACTGCACCACGGTTCAAAAGGCAGGTAAGGCTCACCGTAAGGGGCTTTTCGGGCCGGTTGACCCTCGAAAACCTTGAAGTCTTTGGCCACGTTGAGATACATCAAAGCAGGCTCATATCTCCCGAGTTCGTTCACCTCAGGATTGAGAGCAACTTCATTATCCGAGGGTCATCGGTACTGGTATCCCCAACTTGGGCAATAACTGTTCTTCCAGCCCTTCCAATTGAGCTCAACGTTGGGGGCTTCGTCATAGTGGAGGAGTGTACCTTCAACAACCCCTACGCTGAGGAAGTCTTTTACCGCCTTGCCCGGACGAGCTGGGAAAAGAGTGGGGACTTTGAGAGGGCCGACCAGTACTACTACCTCGAGATGGTCGCCAAGAGGAAGATAAAGGCCTCCGCGAGGAGAAGGGGATGGAAGAAGCTCCTTAAAAAAATGGAGATACTCTTCGAATGGCTCTTCGCCGACTTAACCTGTAAGTATGGAACCGACTGGAAGAGGCCGATACTGATATGGCTGGCCGCCGTCAACGTTTTCTTCCCGATCCTCTTTTTCCTGACGGGAAGCGTCCGGGGACTCTCCAGCAGTCTGGGCTTCCTCGACTACGAGTACTTCAGCATAGTGACTGCAACAACCCTCGGCTACGGGGACTATCACCCGGTGGGCGTGGGAAGGGCTATAGCTTCAGTTGAGGCCCTCTTCGGAATGTTCATGTGGGCGGTGTTCCTGACTGTGTTCGCGAGGAAGTACATGAGGTAG
- a CDS encoding transcriptional regulator yields MERERLINVVERILQKSGLKVARVELRGGCFDLAASGLFTLLFIKVVTNIDTVTEEQADDLKRLAKLFGASPLIVGLRTKNSEIEEGVIYERFGIYALNPATLYRALVEGELPAIFAERGGLYVRVNGELLRMLREKHGYSVGELASLLGVSRKSLLNYERNEQAVSLDVALRMEELFDEPIAEPIDVLRAKVDAKLKPAEPETPLERDVFERLKELGMGVVKVKRAPFNALSREDEVTLLTGVDERKTRSTVRRAEMVAEVGRVINSGGLFVLEKSKVEVVSEVPLIPKDSLEEVKDVDELIELIEGLKREIKKSV; encoded by the coding sequence ATGGAGAGGGAGAGACTCATAAACGTGGTTGAAAGGATACTTCAGAAATCCGGCCTGAAGGTCGCGAGGGTCGAGCTTAGGGGAGGGTGTTTTGACCTCGCGGCAAGTGGGCTCTTTACGCTTCTCTTCATTAAGGTAGTTACCAATATCGACACGGTTACAGAGGAACAAGCGGATGACCTAAAAAGACTCGCCAAGCTGTTCGGGGCTTCACCCCTCATCGTGGGCCTCAGGACCAAGAACTCTGAGATAGAGGAAGGAGTTATCTACGAGCGTTTTGGGATTTACGCACTTAACCCCGCCACGCTCTACAGGGCTCTCGTTGAGGGCGAACTTCCGGCAATCTTCGCCGAGCGCGGGGGGCTTTACGTCCGGGTGAACGGAGAACTCCTCAGGATGCTGAGGGAAAAGCACGGTTATTCCGTTGGGGAACTTGCTTCGTTGCTAGGAGTGTCACGGAAAAGCCTCTTGAACTACGAACGGAACGAGCAGGCGGTTTCACTCGACGTTGCGCTGAGGATGGAAGAGCTTTTCGATGAGCCGATAGCCGAGCCAATAGACGTCCTCAGAGCAAAAGTCGATGCCAAGCTCAAGCCGGCGGAACCCGAGACGCCCCTCGAAAGAGACGTCTTCGAAAGACTCAAAGAGCTTGGAATGGGAGTTGTGAAGGTCAAAAGAGCTCCATTCAACGCCCTCTCAAGGGAAGACGAGGTAACCCTCCTGACGGGGGTAGACGAGAGGAAGACTCGCTCGACGGTGAGAAGGGCCGAGATGGTGGCAGAAGTGGGGAGGGTAATAAACAGCGGCGGTCTTTTCGTCCTTGAGAAGTCAAAGGTGGAGGTTGTCTCGGAGGTTCCGCTCATACCAAAGGATAGCCTTGAGGAAGTAAAGGATGTGGACGAGTTAATAGAGCTCATAGAGGGTCTGAAAAGAGAGATTAAAAAGAGCGTCTAA
- a CDS encoding HD domain-containing protein, protein MAKVIHDAIHGSMKVDGLVLDIVKTPEFQRLRHIKQLGLAFLVYPGANHSRFEHSLGAWNVARRLSDELGLPKDERTLLETAALLHDIGHGPFSHTFESIYKHYTKEYDHMRLGQRIILGKIDITEGNGGGRIPEILEKWGVDPKAVADLILGKHEKRYLGQALHGDVDVDQIDYLIRDAHYTGVAHGIIDMERLLKVLTVYDGELAVEEKGVEAVEGMMVARSLMYSRVYFHHTVKIAEGMLTRALEFALEEGHLWDFWKMTDCRVMVELEDLEGFPSEIVKRVKYRNLYKAAVLAGASELSPEEKRELLSAYRNVKKRQELERKLADEVGAREGEVILEFSIADLMLSEPRLKATEINVLMENGKLEPLTKVTPLANALKRRQTPRWAVLIASPEEYVEKLREVWRKVLFS, encoded by the coding sequence ATGGCGAAGGTCATACACGACGCCATACACGGGAGTATGAAAGTGGACGGCCTCGTTCTCGATATCGTGAAGACTCCTGAGTTCCAGAGGCTCAGACACATAAAACAGCTCGGTCTGGCGTTTCTCGTCTATCCTGGTGCGAACCACAGCAGGTTTGAGCACTCCCTAGGGGCTTGGAACGTTGCAAGAAGACTTTCAGATGAGCTTGGCCTCCCCAAAGATGAGAGGACACTCCTAGAAACGGCTGCCCTGCTTCACGACATAGGGCACGGCCCCTTCAGCCACACCTTTGAGAGCATCTACAAGCACTACACAAAGGAATACGACCACATGCGCCTCGGGCAGAGGATAATACTTGGTAAGATCGATATCACGGAAGGAAACGGGGGCGGCAGGATCCCGGAGATATTGGAAAAATGGGGTGTTGATCCCAAGGCAGTGGCAGACCTGATCCTTGGGAAGCACGAGAAGAGGTACCTAGGCCAGGCCCTCCACGGGGACGTTGACGTTGACCAGATCGACTACCTGATCCGCGATGCACATTACACCGGCGTTGCCCACGGGATAATAGACATGGAGAGGCTTCTCAAGGTTTTGACTGTTTACGATGGCGAGCTCGCCGTTGAGGAGAAGGGAGTTGAGGCGGTCGAGGGTATGATGGTGGCGCGTTCCTTGATGTACTCGCGCGTTTACTTCCACCACACCGTCAAGATAGCCGAGGGCATGCTGACGAGGGCCTTAGAATTTGCCCTCGAGGAGGGCCACCTCTGGGACTTCTGGAAGATGACAGACTGCCGTGTTATGGTGGAGCTTGAGGATCTTGAGGGCTTCCCGTCTGAGATAGTCAAGCGGGTCAAGTACAGGAACCTCTACAAGGCGGCAGTTCTTGCAGGCGCGAGTGAGCTCAGCCCGGAGGAGAAAAGGGAGCTCCTCTCTGCTTACCGCAACGTGAAGAAGAGGCAGGAGCTTGAGAGGAAGCTGGCCGATGAAGTGGGAGCCAGGGAGGGGGAGGTTATCCTCGAGTTCAGCATAGCGGACCTCATGCTCAGCGAGCCTAGGCTTAAGGCGACCGAGATAAACGTTCTCATGGAAAACGGCAAGCTTGAACCCCTGACAAAGGTGACGCCCCTCGCCAACGCGCTCAAGAGGAGACAGACGCCCAGATGGGCAGTCTTGATAGCTTCTCCCGAGGAATACGTGGAGAAACTGAGGGAGGTCTGGAGGAAAGTGCTCTTCTCTTAG
- a CDS encoding cytochrome c biogenesis CcdA family protein has translation MLREALNKKEVRYLLLIIFLSFGLSATVLSLIGMSYFIPQFLTLALTDSVNPCTFAVYTLFLIALSVKGVDKKRLYLVGLSFVAAVYVSYYTLGLGLTFIAGRIPLEWAGYFAIAFGIYTIITGLAERSRTGDKRALRRKMFSADTTVIGALILGISVSTTLLPCSAGPYLVYAAVIARSSTAMVFLLLALYNLIFVLPLLVILFAMGSLRESKEFSRAMVRHSAELSVVAGALLIVIGLWILGIFKL, from the coding sequence ATGTTAAGGGAAGCCTTGAACAAAAAGGAAGTCAGGTACCTGCTCTTGATAATTTTCCTGTCCTTTGGTTTAAGTGCGACGGTTCTTTCCCTGATCGGCATGTCGTACTTTATCCCCCAGTTTCTAACCCTTGCCCTTACTGATTCTGTTAACCCCTGCACATTCGCCGTTTACACGCTCTTTCTAATCGCTCTCTCGGTGAAAGGGGTTGATAAGAAGAGGCTCTATCTAGTTGGGCTGTCCTTCGTTGCCGCTGTTTACGTCTCCTACTACACCCTTGGGCTGGGCCTGACTTTCATAGCTGGCAGGATACCGCTTGAATGGGCAGGCTACTTCGCGATTGCATTCGGTATTTATACGATTATCACGGGCCTCGCGGAACGCTCCAGGACTGGTGACAAAAGGGCCCTTCGCAGGAAGATGTTCTCGGCAGATACGACGGTTATAGGTGCGCTGATACTCGGGATCAGTGTTTCCACGACCCTCCTTCCATGCTCCGCTGGTCCCTACCTCGTCTACGCGGCTGTTATAGCAAGGTCATCGACCGCGATGGTATTCCTCCTCCTTGCCCTCTACAACCTGATATTCGTCCTCCCCCTTCTCGTGATACTCTTTGCGATGGGGAGCCTGAGAGAAAGCAAGGAGTTCTCAAGGGCTATGGTGAGGCATTCGGCGGAGCTTTCGGTTGTTGCGGGGGCTCTGCTCATCGTAATAGGATTGTGGATCCTCGGCATTTTCAAGCTTTAA
- a CDS encoding cysteine desulfurase: MRIPEDVRKDIPLTSEVIYFDNTATSLTPKPVIEAMDEYYLKYRANVHRGVHRLSQMATHKYEESRKVVADFLNAKFEEIVFTKNTSESLNLVALGLEGIFKRGDKIVTTPYEHHSDLLPWQRLAKKLGLKLEFIDGDDEGNLDLSDAERKIKGAKLVAIQHVSNALGVIHEVEELGKMAKEEGAIFVVDAAQSAGHMEVDVKKLHVDFLGLSGHKGPMGPTGIGVLYINEEFFDVFEPPLIGGGTIEDVDLDGYKLTDPPERFEAGTPNIGGAIGLAAGIRYIEKIGIDKIERQEHKLVKRITQGLDELEVPWYGPRNLNKHAGVVSFNVPGLHPHDVAAILDEHNIMVRSGHHCALPVMKKLGINGTVRASFHVYNSIEEVETFLSVMEELVKNLR; the protein is encoded by the coding sequence ATGAGGATTCCGGAGGATGTAAGGAAAGACATCCCGCTGACAAGCGAGGTTATCTACTTCGACAACACCGCCACCTCTCTCACGCCGAAGCCCGTCATCGAAGCAATGGACGAGTACTACCTCAAGTACCGTGCCAACGTCCACCGCGGCGTCCACAGGCTCTCCCAGATGGCGACCCACAAGTACGAGGAGAGCAGGAAGGTCGTCGCCGACTTCCTAAACGCGAAGTTTGAGGAGATAGTCTTCACCAAGAACACCAGCGAGAGCCTCAACCTGGTCGCCCTCGGCCTTGAGGGCATCTTCAAGCGGGGAGACAAGATAGTAACGACCCCCTACGAGCACCACTCGGATTTACTCCCCTGGCAGAGGCTGGCGAAAAAGCTCGGCCTGAAGCTGGAGTTCATAGACGGTGACGACGAGGGCAATCTCGATTTAAGTGATGCAGAAAGGAAGATTAAAGGCGCCAAACTCGTCGCGATCCAGCACGTCTCGAACGCCCTCGGTGTTATCCACGAGGTTGAAGAGCTCGGGAAGATGGCAAAGGAGGAAGGAGCGATATTTGTCGTTGACGCCGCCCAGAGCGCCGGCCACATGGAAGTGGACGTGAAGAAGCTCCATGTGGATTTCTTAGGGCTGTCTGGCCACAAGGGGCCGATGGGGCCGACCGGAATAGGCGTCCTTTACATCAACGAGGAGTTCTTTGACGTCTTCGAGCCGCCCCTGATAGGCGGCGGGACGATTGAGGACGTAGACCTCGACGGCTACAAGCTGACAGACCCACCTGAGAGGTTTGAAGCGGGCACTCCCAACATAGGCGGTGCGATAGGCCTCGCCGCCGGAATAAGGTACATTGAGAAGATTGGAATAGACAAAATCGAGAGGCAGGAGCACAAGCTCGTGAAGCGCATTACCCAGGGCCTCGATGAGCTCGAAGTGCCCTGGTACGGGCCAAGGAACCTTAACAAGCACGCCGGCGTTGTGAGCTTTAACGTGCCCGGTCTGCACCCGCACGACGTCGCGGCCATACTCGACGAGCACAACATCATGGTTAGGAGCGGCCACCACTGCGCCCTGCCAGTGATGAAGAAGCTTGGAATAAACGGGACCGTTAGGGCATCCTTCCACGTCTACAACAGCATCGAAGAGGTGGAAACCTTCCTCAGTGTCATGGAGGAGCTTGTTAAGAACCTCAGGTGA
- a CDS encoding GNAT family N-acetyltransferase, with protein MRPIIVKGQRVSLAVPLREDVHLIWKWYNDRAVRKYLTKPHEVFFYEDEMEWYEAIRREKSREKVFAIIKNDSKTLLGLIGLHSIDFHSRNAELGYFLGPEHWGKGYATEAVSLAITYAFDWLNLRKLYARVFGSNLASIRVLEKNGFELVGRLKKHQYVPGEGFVDVLIYELLRGE; from the coding sequence ATGAGGCCCATCATAGTTAAGGGACAACGGGTGAGCCTAGCTGTACCTCTGAGAGAGGACGTTCACCTGATATGGAAGTGGTACAATGATAGAGCCGTGAGAAAATACCTTACTAAGCCCCACGAAGTGTTCTTCTACGAAGACGAGATGGAGTGGTACGAGGCAATAAGGCGGGAAAAGTCGAGGGAAAAGGTTTTCGCAATCATCAAAAACGACTCAAAAACCCTTCTGGGCCTCATTGGTCTTCACAGCATTGACTTCCACAGCAGAAACGCCGAGCTCGGCTATTTTCTCGGGCCGGAGCACTGGGGAAAAGGCTATGCGACCGAGGCCGTTTCGCTCGCCATTACATATGCCTTTGATTGGCTCAACCTCAGAAAGCTCTACGCTAGAGTCTTCGGCTCCAACCTTGCTTCTATAAGAGTACTCGAAAAGAACGGCTTTGAACTGGTTGGGAGACTTAAAAAGCACCAGTACGTTCCTGGAGAAGGTTTCGTTGATGTGCTTATATACGAGCTCCTCAGGGGGGAGTAG